Below is a window of Fusobacterium varium DNA.
GGCACAAGCAGAGGCTGCAAGATGTTTAAATTGTAAAAATCCTCTATGTACTAAAGGATGTCCAGTTTCAATAGATATTCCTGGATTTATTCAAAAGATAAAAGAGGGAGATATATTAGGAGCAGCTAAAATAATTACAAAATATTCAAATCTTCCAGCAGTATGTGGAAGAGTGTGCCCTCAAGAAACTCAATGTGAGGGAAAATGTATTTTAGGAGTAAAAGGAGAGCCAATAGCTATAGGAAAACTTGAAAGATTTGTTGGAGATTGGATAATTGAAAATAAGATTGACTTTGAAGTTGAAGAGAAAAAAGATGAGAAAGTAGCTATTATAGGTGGTGGTCCAGCAGGGCTTACAGCAGCTGGAGATTTGGCAAAAAAAGGATATCAAGTAACTATATTTGAGGCACTACACAAATTAGGTGGAGTTTTAAGCTATGGAATTCCTGAATTTAGATTACCTAAAGAAAAAGTAGTAGATAAAGAGATAGAAAACTTAAAACAACTTGGAGTAGAGTTTAAAACAGATAGTGTTATTGGAAGAACATTTACAGTTGATGAATTATTAGATGAAAAAGGATATTCAGCAGTATTTATAGGAAGTGGAGCAGGACTACCAAGATTTATGAATATACCTGGAGAGAATTATAATGGTGTTATTTCAGCAAATGAGTTTTTAACAAGGGTAAATCTTATGAGAGCCAACAAAATTGATTATAACACTCCTGTTAAAATAGGTAAGAGAGTAATCGTAGTAGGTGGTGGAAACGTGGCTATGGATGCTGCTAGAACGGCTAAGAGGCTAGGTGCAGATACTACTATTGTATATAGACGTGGAGAAGCAGAACTTCCAGCTAGAAGAGAGGAGATTCACCATGCAAAAGAGGAAGGGATAAAATTTGAATTTTTAGTTTCTTCTACTGAAATAATTGCAGATGAAAAAGGTTGGGTAAAAGAGGTTAAATGTATAAGAATGGAGCTTGGAGAACCAGATGAAAGTGGAAGAGCAAAATTCTCAGTTATACCTGATAGTGAATTTATAATGGAAGTAGAAACAGTTATAATGGCATTAGGTACATCACCAAATCCATTGATAGCATCAACAACTAATAATTTAGTAACAAATAGATGGCATGGAATAGAAGCTGATGAAGAAACAGGAAAAACTTCAAGAGAGGGAGTTTTTGCTGGTGGAGATGCTGTTACAGGAGCAGCAACAGTAATTTTAGCTATGGAAGCAGGAAAGAAAGCTGCTATTGAAATTGACAAATATTTGAAAAGTAAGAAATAGTTAAAGATAAAAAAAGAGCTAGAGGATGCAAAGCATCCAATAGCTCTTTTTAGATTATATGAGTAAGAGGCATAAGAATAATTCCAGCAAAAATTGCCATAAGAGCCTCTTTAGAATATCCATACTGTTTAGAACTTGGCAATAATTCCTCGATAGCAATATAAAGCATAATTCCAGAGATAACTCCAAATATCATTCCCAATGTTAAACCGTTAATAAATGGTTTTAAAACTAGGAAAGCAAGGAGAGCTCCAATAGGTTCAGCTATACCAGATAGAAAAGTATATTTAAAAGCTTTTAACTTGCTACCAGTAGCAAAGTATATTGGCATAGCCACTGAAATTCCTTCAGGAATATTGTGCATTGTAATAGCAAGAGCAATAGAAACACCTAAAGTCAAATCTTCATATCCAGCCATAAAAGTTGCTATTCCTTCAGGAAAGTTATGTAACCCAATAGCAAGAGTAGAGACAAATCCCACTCTAAAAAGATTTTCATGTTTTTTTCCATCCCCATCAGGTTCAGGCTCATGTGGAACAAATCTATCCAACATTGCAGCAAAAAGAACCCCTACAAGAAGGAAAACTACACTTAGAAAAATACCAAGTTTTTCATTATAATATTCACTTAAAAGTTGAGTTGCATTAGGTAGTAAGTCAGTAAAAGAAACACTTAACATAACTCCTCCAGCAAACCCTAATGAAACAGTAACTAATTTTTCACTTTTTTTATTAGCAAAAAAGATAGTAAGAGCACCTAATAAAGTTGACATTCCAGCAAAGAAAGACAAAATTAGAGCTCTTAAAGCAGCATCTTCAAACATAATATCCACATCCTTTCTATATTTTAGTTGATTTACGAAAGTGACATAAGATTTCCTTTAATTAATTTATCTTTTTAAAAGTTCATAACTATTAGATATAGTAGGCATTTTTAGAACATCAAGCATTCTCTCTAATAGAACCCCCTCACGATTTGGATATTTGAAACCATAACTAGCTAAGATACATTGTGTAATAAATTGTACCCCTCTCTCAATAGCTATTGGTAAACTATCCCCTTGAAGTAAACTTCCAATTACAACACTTGTGTAGGCATCTCCAGTTCCTGGATAAGAAGCAGGAATATATTTACAGCTAACTTTCCAAAATACATCATTTTCTTTGTCATAAGCTATAACATTTGTTTTTCTATCAGCTTTATGAGAATTTTCATCTGGAACACTTGTAGCAATAACTATTTTAGGTCCCATATTTGCTAACTCAACAAGCCATTCTTTAACTTCTGATTCACTTATCTCTTTCTTATATGGTTTATTTAGTAAA
It encodes the following:
- a CDS encoding bifunctional dihydroorotate dehydrogenase B NAD binding subunit/NADPH-dependent glutamate synthase, whose translation is MYKIVEKKWLTPIICYMDIEAKDLANSAQPGQFLIVKTDERGERIPLTICDYDREKGTVTIVFQVVGKSTQDMAKLEKGESFSDVVGPLGQPSELIHLGEEELKNKKYIFIAGGVGTAPVYPQVKWMKEKGCDVDVIIGTRSKETLIFEEEMKAIAKNLYVCTDDGSYGKKGLVTDMLDDLLAAGKHYDHAVVIGPMIMMKFASKKCRENNIPNTVSLNPLMVDGTGMCGACRVTIGDKVKFACVDGPEFNGDDVNFDEAMRRQNMYKTEEGRNILKIEDGETHENPACPNHEPTFEPKKRVPVREQNPEIRNKNFDEVCYGYNLVEAQAEAARCLNCKNPLCTKGCPVSIDIPGFIQKIKEGDILGAAKIITKYSNLPAVCGRVCPQETQCEGKCILGVKGEPIAIGKLERFVGDWIIENKIDFEVEEKKDEKVAIIGGGPAGLTAAGDLAKKGYQVTIFEALHKLGGVLSYGIPEFRLPKEKVVDKEIENLKQLGVEFKTDSVIGRTFTVDELLDEKGYSAVFIGSGAGLPRFMNIPGENYNGVISANEFLTRVNLMRANKIDYNTPVKIGKRVIVVGGGNVAMDAARTAKRLGADTTIVYRRGEAELPARREEIHHAKEEGIKFEFLVSSTEIIADEKGWVKEVKCIRMELGEPDESGRAKFSVIPDSEFIMEVETVIMALGTSPNPLIASTTNNLVTNRWHGIEADEETGKTSREGVFAGGDAVTGAATVILAMEAGKKAAIEIDKYLKSKK
- the zupT gene encoding zinc transporter ZupT, coding for MFEDAALRALILSFFAGMSTLLGALTIFFANKKSEKLVTVSLGFAGGVMLSVSFTDLLPNATQLLSEYYNEKLGIFLSVVFLLVGVLFAAMLDRFVPHEPEPDGDGKKHENLFRVGFVSTLAIGLHNFPEGIATFMAGYEDLTLGVSIALAITMHNIPEGISVAMPIYFATGSKLKAFKYTFLSGIAEPIGALLAFLVLKPFINGLTLGMIFGVISGIMLYIAIEELLPSSKQYGYSKEALMAIFAGIILMPLTHII